Proteins from a genomic interval of Acanthopagrus latus isolate v.2019 chromosome 7, fAcaLat1.1, whole genome shotgun sequence:
- the tlr9 gene encoding toll-like receptor 9 has product MQATSTMAVLNTMVILFQLPQLVRTINTSFFPCDADMNATYVDCSERPLKRVPIIKSESVLWLSLSWTKIQQVGPDDLSGLKNLRTLKIVGNCLPGLLRDYSDRSCKMEIHDDALRSLWNLTFANLSGNSLTRIPWLPESLKILDLRENCISHIIQPLQTPNLEAFYLSKNCFYANPCGQPFNISEEVFRGLPKLKNLTLGYNNLTAIPVGLPRSLELLDLRENTITEVLEGAFANLTFLNHLILEWNCQRCDHAARPCFPCPDNRPLKLHSKSFYAENSSITFLSLRGNSLRTFPEGLFRPLRNLKGLDLSDNLLAYDIRNGTFFADLKGLTWISLIYNYEPLKTFRELVLSPHIGNISGLKTLLLSGNFFHIVSNESLDVLSKLENLKKLELRMNFINTCSLKALTRLPSLINIDLSQNILSFLPGCSSPSAEIAAQESCQRQNLYTHDFTAPPLMLIDRKITPRSDILESNQLNGPELLGDAGSKSPSQWRSYCLNKMSFDLSQNDIMSLHKEVFVGMENAVCLDLSFNYMSQALRGGVFNSMKDLVFLNLSYNRLDFYYNESFSELNATLKVLDLSNNEFHFKMRGMGHRLVFIQGLANLEVLNLANNGIGMRIDERLVSSSLKYLYFSGNNLNIMWGYDNNRYTYFFQNLTSLTYLDISTNELNSISPEVLCSLPRNIETLIISNNELNYFPWQNISALKNLSRLDLSQNRLTYLPPEVTEFGESVSLLDLSHNHFSFIPQKFFNKAGSLQYLYLSHNQIKELNQQFLPAPFKKGSALQKLTLHANPFKCDCVTSWFADFLRSTPITIPHLTTLVHCQFPESQQGESILSMDQRSCQDIYGGLAFLVCSFLAVAFTVLPLLKHLYGWDLWYCLQVLWAEHKGYTQLGGNDSNHHYDAFVVFDTSNNAVRDWVYNELLVNLENSDHRRFCLCLEERDWIPGLSCIENLHNAVYSSVKTVFVLSSAAAGSETVNGVIRQAFFMVQQRLLDEKMDAAVLVLLDEMFPKLKYLQLRRRLCRKSVLSWPRNPRAQPLFWNRVRMALSSDNLKFYDNNMSESFM; this is encoded by the exons ATGCAAGCTACATCCACTATG GCTGTGTTGAACACTATGGTCATCCTTTTCCAGCTTCCTCAATTAGTGAGGACCATAAACACCAGCTTCTTCCCATGTGACGCTGACATGAATGCTACCTATGTAGACTGCTCTGAAAGACCACTCAAGCGTGTCCCCATCATCAAGTCTGAAAGTGTCCTGTGGCTCAGTTTAAGTTGGACGAAGATACAGCAGGTGGGGCCAGATGACTTATCAGGTCTCAAGAACCTTCGCACTCTGAAAATCGTTGGAAATTGTCTGCCAGGTCTCCTGAGAGATTACAGTGACCGCTCGTGCAAGATGGAGATCCATGATGATGCCCTCAGGAGCCTGTGGAACCTTACATTTGCTAATCTGTCAGGAAACAGCCTCACCCGTATACCTTGGTTGCCTGAAAGCCTGAAAATTCTCGATCTGCGTGAGAACTGCATCTCCCACATTATCCAACCTTTACAAACACCGAATCTCGAAGCGTTCTATCTCTCCAAGAACTGCTTTTATGCAAACCCTTGTGGCCAGCCCTTTAACATCAGCGAGGAGGTTTTCAGAGGGCTCCCTAAACTGAAAAATCTTACTTTGGGGTATAATAACTTGACAGCTATCCCTGTAGGGCTTCCACGCTCACTAGAGCTACTGGATTTGAGGGAGAATACAATCACAGAGGTTTTAGAAGGAGCATTTGCTAACCTGACTTTCCTCAATCATTTAATTTTGGAGTGGAATTGCCAGCGTTGCGATCATGCTGCCAGGCCCTGCTTTCCTTGCCCAGATAACCGTCCATTAAAACTACACTCCAAGTCATTCTATGCTGAGAACAGCTCCATCACCTTTCTAAGCTTGAGAGGAAACTCTCTAAGAACATTTCCAGAGGGGCTTTTCCGACCTTTGAGGAATTTAAAGGGCTTGGACCTCTCTGACAACCTCCTGGCATACGATATACGGAATGGCACCTTTTTTGCAGATCTGAAGGGCCTCACTTGGATTAGCCTCATCTATAACTATGAACCGCTGAAAACATTCCGAGAACTGGTCCTCTCCCCACATATTGGCAACATATCTGGTCTAAAAACTCTTCTTCTGAGTGGCAACTTTTTCCACATCGTTTCAAACGAGAGCCTGGACGTTCTGTCCAAGCTTGAAAATCTAAAGAAATTAGAACTGAGAATGAACTTCATCAATACTTGCAGCTTGAAAGCTCTGACACGATTGCCGTCTCTTATCAATATTGACCTCTCCCAAAACATCCTTAGTTTCCTTCCGGGCTGCTCAAGTCCGTCAGCAGAGATTGCAGCACAGGAAAGCTGTCAGAGGCAGAACTTGTACACACATGATTTTACTGCGCCACCGTTAATGCTGATAGATCGAAAAATCACACCTAGAAGTGACATCCTGGAATCCAACCAGTTAAATGGGCCGGAATTGTTGGGGGACGCCGGGTCAAAATCTCCATCGCAATGGCGCAGTTATTgtctaaataaaatgtcatttgacctgtctcaaaatgacatcatgtctcTTCACAAAGAGGTGTTTGTAGGCAtggaaaatgctgtttgtttagACCTTTCTTTCAATTATATGAGCCAGGCATTGAGGGGCGGGGTATTCAATAGCATGAAAGATCTGGTTTTTCTTAATTTGTCATACAATAGGCTGGATTTTTATTACAACGAGTCTTTCAGTGAGCTTAACGCCACTCTTAAGGTGTTAGACCTCAGCAACAATGAGTTTCACTTCAAGATGAGAGGCATGGGCCATCGCTTAGTCTTCATTCAAGGTCTGGCTAACTTGGAAGTTCTAAATCTGGCAAACAACGGCATTGGGATGCGAATAGATGAACGGCTGGTGAGCAGCTCTCTGAAGTACCTCTACTTCAGTGGAAACAACCTGAACATTATGTGGGGGTATGACAACAACAGGTACACATATTTCTTCCAAAACCTGACAAGTCTCACGTACCTGGACATCTCCACCAATGAACTGAACTCAATCTCACCGGAGGTGCTGTGTAGCCTCCCAAGAAACATTGAGACCCTCATCATCAGCAACAATGAGCTGAACTACTTCCCATGGCAAAACATCTCAGCACTCAAAAATTTAAGTCGCCTGGACCTCAGTCAGAACAGGCTCACCTATTTGCCTCCTGAGGTCACAGAGTTTGGAGAATCTGTATCTCTCTTGGACCTCAGTCACAATCACTTCAGCTTTATTCCTCAGAAATTCTTCAATAAGGCAGGATCCTTGCAGTATTTGTATCTCAGCCACAATCAGATCAAAGAGTTGAACCAACAGTTTCTCCCTGCCCCCTTTAAAAAAGGTAGCGCCCTTCAGAAACTCACCCTGCACGCCAACCCCTTCAAATGCGACTGTGTTACGTCTTGGTTTGCGGACTTTTTGCGCAGCACTCCTATAACGATTCCTCATCTCACCACACTTGTTCACTGTCAATTCCCGGAGTCCCAGCAGGGCGAGAGTATTCTGTCTATGGACCAGCGTTCATGCCAGGACATATATGGTGGCTTAGCCTTCCTTGTCTGCTCCTTCTTGGCTGTGGCGTTCACTGTCCTGCCCCTACTGAAGCATCTCTACGGCTGGGACCTGTGGTATTGCCTACAGGTACTTTGGGCAGAACATAAGGGCTATACCCAGCTGGGTGGGAATGATTCGAATCATCACTACGACGCTTTTGTGGTGTTCGATACCAGCAACAATGCTGTGAGGGATTGGGTCTACAATGAGTTGTTGGTCAACCTAGAGAACTCGGATCACAGGAGgttttgtctctgtttggaGGAGAGGGACTGGATTCCTGGGCTGTCATGTATTGAAAATCTACATAATGCCGTGTACAGCAGTGTGAagacagtgtttgtgctgtccagtgctgctgctggtagtGAGACAGTGAACGGTGTGATCCGCCAGGCTTTCTTCATGGTTCAGCAGCGGCTTCTGGATGAGAAG ATGGATGCAGCTGTGCTGGTTCTGCTCGATGAGATGTTTCCCAAACTGAAGTACCTTCAGCTGAGGAGAAGGCTGTGCAGGAAGTCTGTGTTGTCCTGGCCAAGGAACCCAAGGGCTCAACCCCTTTTCTGGAACCGTGTGAGAATGGCGCTGTCATCAGATAATCTCAAATTTTACGACAACAACATGAGTGAAAGTTTTATGTGA